ACCTTCGGAAGCGGTACTTTCCGCATGACATCGCCAGTGATAACAAACTTTAGGAATATGCTTAATTTTATCAGCCGTCGTGTGTTCGCTTACCCGTAAATATAAATCGATATCTTGTGCGCCTTCAAATCCTTTTCGCATCCGCCCTACTCGATCGACCAAGCTTTTACGAATCACCGTAAAATGTTGAGTATAGTTGTGGGTGAGCAGCATCTCCGGACTCCAGTCACCCTTCATTTGCGGATCGTAGTGGCGTCCGGTTGAATCTATTTTATCCTCATCGGTATAAATCCAATCTACATCGGGATATTTATTGATATATTCGGCAACTTGTAATAAAGCATCTGGTGAAATTATATCGTCATGATCTAACAGGGCAATATATTCACCAGTAGCTAAATCTAAAGCCGAATTAGTGGCTTCTGCAATGTGACCGTTTTGCGACCTAAAAGTTACTTTAATTCGCGAATCAGCAGCGCTGGCGCGTTCTAAAATTTGTTTAACATGAGGTTGAGTTGAAGCATCATCAGCCAAACAAAGTTCCCAATTGGGATAAATTTGGCTGGTGACAGAATCGATCGTCTCCTGCAAAAATTGAGCGGGAGTGTTGTAAGTAGGAACGATAATACTAATTTTTTTGCCGATGGGGTTTAATTTTTCGGCATCCTCTGCCATCCGCGATAACAATTTAGGAGTGAGGCGATTTGTTTCGATCCATCTTTGGTAAGCATCTTGCATTTGCCAAGGATGGGTGACGCTGAGACTTTCGATCGCAATTGCCGGATTAGCTTTTAATTTTTGGTAATAAAGACGAAATTTGCGAATCCACTCAAGAGGAGACGCTGATAAACGTCCGTGTTGGTAGGCGGCTATCGCTTTTTTGATAGCACCGTAAACAACTATGTAGGCATTAATTTTTTTAGGGTGTTCTGGAATAGGAAGATTAATAGTAATGCGCCGGGAAAAACAACCAACTTTTTCCCCGTTCTCCAGTACTACGGAAATTTTAATAATAATATTTCCAGAAAAGGTCTGGTCTAAAAATATATTCCATCTAAAACCAGACAAGCCAGCATTTGCCACGTCGGGAAATACTTGTGCTACATCTGGTCGAGGCAAACCGTAAGTGATGGGATCTTCTGGCAAGTCATCTCTCGATAATAAAAGAGATTGAATGCGAACATTTCTGCTGCAAAGCCAACCAACAACGGTTAAGTTACCGTTTACGTTAATTTCATTAATAGTCGGAGCATCCAAACAACCCAGTAAATCTCCCGTCGGCACTTCTTCGACAAACAAATCTTCGGGCTGAGGAATTTCTGTTTCAGTTTCTTTCAAACGGGTAATTTGTCCTTTTTTAACGATATTCTTGACCAGTTTTTTCATTGTTTTTCAATATTATTACTTAAACCAATTGCCTGCTTGAAACGAACCCATGCTGTTCTGATTTTCCAAAATTTACTGCTTTCCATGTGATTAATTATGGTGCGTGAATGTTGGAGTTCTGCATGAGTAACTTGTAGTTGATTTTGGATTTGTTCCCACTGAGTTAGTAAGTGTTGGTATTGAGATTGGGATTGCTGCCATTCAGTTTGCATTTGTGCTAGCTGAGATTGCGATCGCTCAGCTTGTTGTTGTGCTTGTTGTTGTGCTTGTTGTTGTGCTTGTTCCCACGATGTTTGGATCTGCTGCACTTGTTGCTGTGCTTGCTCCCACGCCAGGTGAAGGTGATGAACTTGTTGTTGTGCTTGTTCCCAAGCAACGTGAATTAAGTGCGCTTGCTGCTGAGCTTTTTGCCACTCAGTGTTGGTAAGCTGTAATTGCTGTTGCGCTTTTTCCCATTCTCCATTAGTTAAGCGCAATTGCTCCTGAGAACTTTCCCAAGCAGCTTGGACGTGCTGCACTTCCGATTGCGTTTTTTCCCAAGCAGCTTGGATACGCTGTACTTCTTGTTGAGAAATTTGTTGAGAATTTTCCCATTCAGCATGAGTTTGTCGTAATTGCTCTTGAGAGTTTTCCCAAGCAGTTTGAATTCGGTGTACTTCTGATTGCGATCGCTGCCACTCTTGAGAAGTTAAACGCAATTCAGTTTGCGAATTTTCCCAAGCAGTTTGAATTCGCTGTAACTCCGACTGCGCTTCCTCCCAAACACTTTGAATTTGTCGTAATTCCGATTGAGCTTTTTCGCTAGCAATGTAAGCAGTTCGCACTTCTAACTGTGCTTCTTCCCAAGCAGTTTGAATGCGTTTTACTTCTAACTGTGCTTCTTCCCAAACAGTTTGAATGCGTTGCAGATTCACTTGGGATTCTTCCCAAGCAAATCGGATGCGATCGAGTTCTTCTTGGGATTCTTCAAATGCAAGTCGTGTTTTTTGCAGTTCCATATCCATTTCTTCACAACGCATCTGCTCTTTTAATAAAGCAGATTCTTTCTCGGCTAAAATGCTGGCAAAATTAGTCGTATAAATATTTAAATGTTTAGCACATATATAATGTACTAGTCTTTCATGATTTTCGGGTATTCTACACCGACTCACCATCGAATCTGCTCTTACCCGATAATCAAATAGCAATTCTGGAATATGGTGAAACTTCCAACCTTTTTCCACTGCTCCCAGCCAAAAATCCCAATCTTCATATCCTAATTTACCCGGTATTTTTGAATCGTAACCTCCACAATCTTCCCACACTTGTTTGCGATAGACAGCACAAGCATCAATGTAGTTTCTGGCGGCTATTTTGTTGATGTTAAATTCTGGGACTTCCCACACCCCCGTTCTTTCGCCAAAAAATTGAGCGTTTCCATAAACCACACCTATTTCCGGGCATTTATCCAGAATATCGATGGCTTTGAGCATATATTCCGGGCGAATCTTGTTATCCGAATCTAAAGGCAAAATATACTGCCCTTTTGCCTTTTTAACTCCAGTATTTCTAGCTTCAGCCAGTCCTTGATTTACTTCGTGATCGATCACTTCGTAACCGCGATCGCGCAAATAATTTAAAACCTTAATCGTTAATTTTTCAGTTGAACAATCATTAATAATCAAAATTTCGTAAATTCTGTCTTGGCAAGCTTCTACGCTAGAAATTGCCTCTAAAATGAATTCGCCTTGATTGTAACAAGGAACGATTACCGAGACTACTATTTCTTGTCGATCGGTATTATTTAGCAATAAGTCTTCAGCATAATTAATCATTTTTTCTTGAGATTCGATTTCCGCGTCCCTAACTGATTTTTCCGTTTTTTGGTCTTGGTTTTTCAAGGGAAAATTAGCCTCAGACATTTCGGGGTGATTCAATTTCAATGACAAAGAAAAGCCGCTGGGTATATCAGCAACCCGATCTAAATCTGCCAACAATGAAAAATATTCAGGATAAAACTCAGACAATTTATGAATTATCCCATTTTGCCAATTTAAACTCTTAAATATTTGTTCATCATAAATTTCTTCAAACTTTATTTCTTCTATTTTTTTCTGGCAATCGATTTCCAACTTATCGCTTAATAATTGTACTAATTTAGCTGGTTTTTTTAGCCAAGCGTTTACATTAAAAAGTATGGACTTATTTGAATGGTCATTGTAAAATTTTAGTAAATGGCGGTTATAAAATGCCCAGATTTTTAAAGGATAATCAGGATGTTCGGCAAAAATAGGAGCTTTCAAACGCGCAATTGAATCCGCTACATCCCAAGGAAAACGATAAACTAATAAATATTTGGCTTCCGGCAGTAAATGATGCCAGAAATCAAGCATTAATGTAGTACGCGGGTCTTTCCAACCCCAAATAGGAAAATTTTCGCTACGACCATCAATTAAATTTTTCGCAGTTTCAATATAATTATTAAAATTATTGTAATCTAAATATTCGCTTTCCGTCCAACCCCAATCAGGCCATCCCGCTTCTTCAGAATGGCAAGAATTTTGTAATACCAGCCTTTGAAATTCTAAAAAATCTACATCCTCAAAATAGCCTTTTGAATTGTGGCGATCGGCTGCAAAAAAACTATCTCCGATGTTAATTCCGATTGCTTTGATAAACGAAGCAGTCAGAGAAGTCCCAGAACGGTGCATTCCAGCAATTATGAGAGGAGAAGACATATTTTAATCCGTACTTTTTCTGCTTAATTATTTATTCTCTGGCCATCTTTCCCAATTTATTTGGTTGGCAAAGGTTGAGGAAATTATTTGTTGTTGTTTTCCTTTAATGGCCACGAATGTATTGCGATCGGCTTCTTGTTTTTGCCTCATCATTTCATACTTGATTACCGGAGGATTATGACACTCATACACCGAAGTAAAACCGACTTCTGACAATAAGTTATACAAAGAAGGACGGGTCAACCAAAAGCTATTTACATTATCCAACGACGCCCATAACAATTTTTCCCTTTCACTCACTGTTGATTCGGGATTATGCTCGAAATACGAGCTACCCCAGTATTCCCGATCTTTGTAAAGATAGCATTTTTCTGCGGTTATACTGACATGAGTATCTAATATTAGCAACTTTTGGCACACATCTGCTATTTTTTCCAAAAAAGTAAAAACATCCGGTACATCTAAATGGTAAAAGATACCCAAACACAAGACCACATCAAAACAGCCGTACTTTTCCCGATCGAGATTTCGTACATCGTCTTGGATAAGTGCCAAATTATCTAAACAAAGCACTTCTTTAACAAATCGCGCCTTCTCAATATTTGCCTTTCTACCTTCTATCCCAACTACTTCTGCACCTTGAAGCGCCATTTCTATCCCGTAAAGTCCCTCCAGACAGGCTAAATCTAGAATACGTAAATCTGCTAATGGTTGATCGGTTAAGTCGCAGACAAGTTGCAAAATTCGTCTTAATTTTACCTCTGAACCGGTAATTCTTTCGCCAACTGTGTAAAGGTCGCGATCGAGTTTTATATTATGGTTAGTCCATTCTCCATATTCTTGGACGATCTGCTGCTTTTTCTGCTTGATTATTTCTGTTTCCATTTCAGTTGTACTTTGGCTTGATGGCTGGCAGTTTAATCAACAAAGAATTAAGAAACTTTGATTTCTTGCAATTTTTCAGTTAAGTCTGCATTAATAGTTAAACTTGGTTCGATTACCAAATCAACTATACCGCTAGCATAAGAATTAGTTTCTGGCTGGACTCTAAACATTGCTACATCAATATGTCTTGCCAAATAAGTAAAGTGTCCGTCAACCAAACCAGTTACTCCCGCATTTAAGAAATAAACACCGGGATTTAACAGACATTTAAACCGAAATTTAACTATGACGATCGTTTCTGGTTCAACTTCGTGAATAGATTGGGATGAAGCAGTAAAAGAAGCGCCTCCCAACTCTAAACCACTCACAGTTTTCACCAACATTCCAAATCTGACTTGTTGGGCATATTTCAAGAAAGAAACCGAGTAAGTATAGATATATTCTTTCCGCCCAACTAAGTTATTCACTACTGTACCGTCTAGCATGATGATATGAGGATTGGTAATTTTGGCTCCTCTAGGTACGTAGGAAATTGTGTTTTGAGGTACTAATTCCGGATCGTAAAATTCCCTAATTTCAATTTCTGTTTGTGGGACTTCTGCCAATTGTACGGGTTCGTTACCAACAGTTAACAACGACTTATTTTCCAATAGGGAAATATTTTGTTTAACCGAATCGAAACTGACAGATGTTTGTAATTCTCTGATTTCTTGCCTAATAGTATGTGCCTTATCTTCCGGCGCATACAGTAATTTATAATATTTATCCATCACGAACTTAGGATGA
This genomic interval from Leptolyngbyaceae cyanobacterium contains the following:
- a CDS encoding glycosyltransferase produces the protein MSSPLIIAGMHRSGTSLTASFIKAIGINIGDSFFAADRHNSKGYFEDVDFLEFQRLVLQNSCHSEEAGWPDWGWTESEYLDYNNFNNYIETAKNLIDGRSENFPIWGWKDPRTTLMLDFWHHLLPEAKYLLVYRFPWDVADSIARLKAPIFAEHPDYPLKIWAFYNRHLLKFYNDHSNKSILFNVNAWLKKPAKLVQLLSDKLEIDCQKKIEEIKFEEIYDEQIFKSLNWQNGIIHKLSEFYPEYFSLLADLDRVADIPSGFSLSLKLNHPEMSEANFPLKNQDQKTEKSVRDAEIESQEKMINYAEDLLLNNTDRQEIVVSVIVPCYNQGEFILEAISSVEACQDRIYEILIINDCSTEKLTIKVLNYLRDRGYEVIDHEVNQGLAEARNTGVKKAKGQYILPLDSDNKIRPEYMLKAIDILDKCPEIGVVYGNAQFFGERTGVWEVPEFNINKIAARNYIDACAVYRKQVWEDCGGYDSKIPGKLGYEDWDFWLGAVEKGWKFHHIPELLFDYRVRADSMVSRCRIPENHERLVHYICAKHLNIYTTNFASILAEKESALLKEQMRCEEMDMELQKTRLAFEESQEELDRIRFAWEESQVNLQRIQTVWEEAQLEVKRIQTAWEEAQLEVRTAYIASEKAQSELRQIQSVWEEAQSELQRIQTAWENSQTELRLTSQEWQRSQSEVHRIQTAWENSQEQLRQTHAEWENSQQISQQEVQRIQAAWEKTQSEVQHVQAAWESSQEQLRLTNGEWEKAQQQLQLTNTEWQKAQQQAHLIHVAWEQAQQQVHHLHLAWEQAQQQVQQIQTSWEQAQQQAQQQAQQQAERSQSQLAQMQTEWQQSQSQYQHLLTQWEQIQNQLQVTHAELQHSRTIINHMESSKFWKIRTAWVRFKQAIGLSNNIEKQ
- a CDS encoding class I SAM-dependent methyltransferase, whose protein sequence is METEIIKQKKQQIVQEYGEWTNHNIKLDRDLYTVGERITGSEVKLRRILQLVCDLTDQPLADLRILDLACLEGLYGIEMALQGAEVVGIEGRKANIEKARFVKEVLCLDNLALIQDDVRNLDREKYGCFDVVLCLGIFYHLDVPDVFTFLEKIADVCQKLLILDTHVSITAEKCYLYKDREYWGSSYFEHNPESTVSEREKLLWASLDNVNSFWLTRPSLYNLLSEVGFTSVYECHNPPVIKYEMMRQKQEADRNTFVAIKGKQQQIISSTFANQINWERWPENK
- a CDS encoding ABC transporter ATP-binding protein gives rise to the protein MTEIAISLNNVSKCFKCYDRPTERLKDLLLPGKGKANEFWALRDINLEVIKGQSLGIVGRNGSGKSTLLQTIVGTLKPTTGEVKVNGRIAALLELGSGFNPEFTGRQNVFFNGRLMGLSQQEIEGKFDEIAAFADIGDFLDRPVKTYSSGMFVRLAFAVSTSVEPDILIVDEALSVGDDAFQRKCFARIENIRAKGGTILFVSHSAGSVIELCDAAILMDRGEKLLFHHPKFVMDKYYKLLYAPEDKAHTIRQEIRELQTSVSFDSVKQNISLLENKSLLTVGNEPVQLAEVPQTEIEIREFYDPELVPQNTISYVPRGAKITNPHIIMLDGTVVNNLVGRKEYIYTYSVSFLKYAQQVRFGMLVKTVSGLELGGASFTASSQSIHEVEPETIVIVKFRFKCLLNPGVYFLNAGVTGLVDGHFTYLARHIDVAMFRVQPETNSYASGIVDLVIEPSLTINADLTEKLQEIKVS